One window of the Rhizobiaceae bacterium genome contains the following:
- a CDS encoding MAPEG family protein gives MEQALNATEITVLGWSVVLLLVQIAAQAVSSYDLGPNYLMGPRDTERKSANVLSGRFARALKNLLETYPAFVALALALVVSGKAGGIAATGAWIWLVARIVFVVLYGLGVPVVRTLVWLVALAGLLMMLVRLMFA, from the coding sequence ATGGAGCAAGCGCTCAACGCCACCGAAATCACGGTTCTGGGCTGGAGTGTCGTGCTCCTGCTGGTGCAGATCGCGGCGCAGGCCGTATCGTCCTACGACCTCGGGCCGAACTATCTCATGGGGCCGCGCGACACCGAACGCAAATCGGCCAACGTGCTGTCCGGACGTTTCGCCCGTGCGCTGAAGAACCTGCTCGAAACCTATCCGGCGTTCGTCGCCCTAGCGCTGGCGCTCGTCGTGAGCGGCAAGGCGGGCGGCATCGCCGCCACGGGTGCGTGGATATGGCTCGTCGCACGTATTGTCTTCGTCGTCCTCTATGGTCTTGGCGTGCCGGTCGTGCGCACATTGGTGTGGCTGGTCGCCCTTGCGGGCCTGTTGATGATGCTGGTCAGGCTGATGTTCGCATGA